The following coding sequences are from one Triticum aestivum cultivar Chinese Spring chromosome 5A, IWGSC CS RefSeq v2.1, whole genome shotgun sequence window:
- the LOC123105939 gene encoding protein FIZZY-RELATED 2, translating into MDHHHQQGQPPSPADANSKPPTPSSTPASRHGSGSAPSWPPSSTEGAPARGPASSSASSAAPATPASRTVYSDRFIPSRTGSNLALFDLAPAPSSSASGSAAPPSPYCALLRAALFGPDTPDRLASSAGASSSSAASPVGSPAGGNIFRFKAEVPRNAKRALFAGGDDQDLLFPGIFTPKGSGPRKIPRSPYKVLDAPALQDDFYLNLVDWSSHNVLSVGLGNCVYLWNACSSKVTKLCDLGADDTVCSVSWAQRGTHLAVGTNQGTVQIWDATRCKRMRTMESHRMRVGALAWNSSLLSSGSRDKNILHHDLRAPEDYVSKLTGHKSEVCGLKWSYDNRQLASGGNDNKLFVWNQHSVQPVLKYTEHTAAVKAIAWSPHLHGLLASGGGTADRCIRFWNTTTNTHLSSMDTGSQVCNLVWSKNVNELVSTHGYSQNQIIVWRYPTMSKLATLTGHTFRVLYLAISPDGQTIVTGAGDETLRFWNVFPSSQSQSSDSLSSIGATSFVRSYIR; encoded by the exons ATggaccaccaccaccagcaggggcagccgccgtcgccggcggACGCCAACTCGAAGCCGCCGACGCCGTCGAGCACGCCCGCCTCGCGCCACGGCTCTGGCTCGGCGCCCTCCTGGCCGCCCTCCTCCACCGAGGGCGCCCCGGCGCGCGGGCCGgcgtcctcctccgcctcgtccgcGGCACCCGCCACGCCGGCCTCCCGCACCGTCTACAGCGACCGCTTCATCCCCAGCCGCACCGGATCCAACCTCGCGCTCTTCGACCTCgccccggccccctcctcctccgcctccggatCTGCCGCTCCTCCCTCACCCTACTGCGCGCTCCTCCGCGCGGCGCTCTTCGGGCCCGACACGCCCGACCGCCTCGCCTCCTCcgccggggcctcctcctcctccgcggcctcccCCGTCGGCTCCCCCGCCGGCGGCAACATATTCCGCTTCAAGGCCGAGGTGCCGAGGAACGCCAAGCGGGCGCTCTTCGCCGGCGGGGACGACCAGGACCTGCTCTTCCCCGGCATCTTCACCCCCAAGGGCTCCGGCCCCAGGAAGATCCCCAGGTCGCCCTACAAG GTGCTGGATGCGCCCGCATTGCAGGACGACTTCTACCTCAACCTCGTGGATTGGTCTTCGCACAATGTCCTCTCGGTCGGATTGGGGAATTGCGTCTACCTGTGGAATGCATGCAGCAGCAAG GTCACCAAGCTCTGCGATTTGGGGGCGGACGACACCGTTTGTTCCGTGAGTTGGGCGCAGCGTGGCACCCACCTGGCTGTAGGGACTAACCAAGGCACCGTCCAG atatGGGATGCAACACGCTGTAAAAGAATGAGAACCATGGAAAGCCATCGCATGCGAGTAGGTGCTCTTGCATGGAACTCTTCATTGCTTTCTTCTGGCAGTCGTGACAAGAACATCCTTCATCATGATCTCCGTGCTCCGGAGGACTATGTTAGCAAACTCACCGGGCATAAATCTGAG GTCTGTGGGCTCAAGTGGTCTTATGATAACCGTCAGCTTGCATCTGGTGGAAACGACAACAAA CTTTTTGTTTGGAATCAACATTCAGTACAGCCAGTGCTGAAGTATACTGAGCACACAGCAGCTGTGAAAGCTATTGCCTGGTCACCTCATCTACACGGCCTTCTTGCATCTGGTGGTGGAACTGCAGATAGGTGCATAAGATTTTGGAATACGACCACAAATACACACTTGAGTTCCATGGATACAGGGAGTCAG GTCTGTAATCTTGTGTGGTCAAAGAATGTGAATGAGCTTGTTAGCACACACGGATACTCCCAGAATCAGATAATAGtgtggcggtatccaacgatgtCAAAG CTTGCCACGTTGACAGGACATACATTCAGAGTATTATATTTAGCCATCTCCCCTGATGGACAG ACAATTGTTACTGGTGCTGGTGACGAGACGCTCCGGTTTTGGAACGTGTTTCCGTCTTCTCAGTCTCAG AGTTCTGACAGCTTAAGTAGCATTGGAGCGACATCATTTGTTAGGAGCTACATCCGGTGA